Genomic window (Musa acuminata AAA Group cultivar baxijiao chromosome BXJ1-9, Cavendish_Baxijiao_AAA, whole genome shotgun sequence):
ACTGAGTTGAGAAACCATATAAGAATGGaatttgatcaagaaaatttATGTTCGTCCGATCACTATGGCTAGACATTTGTAGCCGAAACCAGCATCTTAGTTCAGGAAAAGGAAATATGAGATCCGACCTCAACAAGAGAAACAAATGAAGCAGCCATCATTGCAAAAGCTTCACCAGCATCAAACGTCGGTGCACCCCATTGAAAAGGATATGGAACTCGTATCCTATTCATTATCAGGATGACGATATCAAAAAAATGCAAATATGGTTAGCATAAGAATGAAACAGAAATTAAGCTCACCAGGGAGAGCCACCAACAAGCCCTGACCGATCTGTACGGCAATGTAATTGTGTCTTTGGTGGGGAATGTTTGTATGCTCCTCCCACCGTAAGAAAGTATGCATAAAGCCACACAATTGTAACCGAAAATATGACAGCAAATCGATCAAACACAGGCTTCTCTGAACGTAGGGCATGAGGGATGTACTGTTGGGAATACATAATGCCATTCATCATGATTCTTATGACAAATAGGTCAAGAAAACAATAATGTACAAAAAATGCAATAGCATCAAAAAGGTCAACAGTAAATTCTATGGTCCCATACTCCCATGTGAGAAAAATACCTGTGAGAAAACGACCAAAAGAATTATCTGTGGAAGCCCAATTTCAATGCATTTGGCAACCTGCAATCCAAATATTATCGAGTGAGAGCAAATACTAAGAAGAGCTTGAAGAACAAAAGGTCGCCTAAAGAACAATAGCATGACAAGCTCAATCTGAGAGCAGAATTTGAATAAGTTCATGAAAAGTTGTTACCCCAGGAAAACCAAGCTCATAAAGCCCAAATCCAGCAAGTGCAACCAGAGGAACCGCCGCCAGTGGACTTAAGAATCTGGACAGTcaaatcaaagaaggcaagagaaCATTAATAGCACAAGATCACAGACATTGATGATAACAAAATTGAAATAAGTTAACACTCGCCTAGTTACATTTCGCCAAAGACCACTGAAACCGATAATAATCTGAAGGGTTGAAGCAACAATTAGGGCACCCTGGGTTCCACGCATTATACGCAAAAATTTCTGCATGATGAAAAAAATACAACGAATGATTTCAAAGAATGAGCATAACAAAACACAAAGTTTGGTCTTCTAGTAACCTCATGAGGATCCACAATATCACTGTAACGACCAGCCAAGATGATAGAGATGGTTGGCACAACAAACGTATAAGAACCGCCTATCACTGCCGGCAAGCGTGTGCCAAACAAAGTCTGGAAAAGAGTGTTGATGCCAGCCACAAAGAGCAATGTCTGGACTACCCTGGCTTTCTCATCCTGATGGTATGGAGGACAAGTTCGAAAAAGTAGTACAAAAATAAGAAATGAACGACAACAATCAACAGAAGACAATTCGTAATAATAGAAAGCCAATGAAATCTCTCTACAAAATGATTCACTCTTACATTTCCTCCACCCATTTGAGGAACAAGTGCAGTGGGAATGATAACAGTCGTGCCTAGCATAACCAGAAAATGTTGGAAACCAAGGAGTATGGCTTCAGCTGCAATGCAAAGACCGGCAAATAAATCCCTTTTAGTATATGGTTACGAGACCAAAAACTGTCCGACAATTGAAATGGAAAACCAATTCACAGAATGAAGAACAGAATAAGTGCAATTTCTGCGAAAGAAACATGCTTGACAGATTCATGGATAGCTTATCAGATCATAGACCGGAGAATGTGAGCAAGACAAGGTAATTGTGAGTATGTATCAGGAACAAGTAAACTAGAGGAAGAGTCAGCACATAATCACAGATCAACAAAAGAGTCGCAGTGTCATGGAAACTAGAATAACCAAAGGGCTTCAAACAGTGACAACATTTCCTCTGACAAACCAAAAGCAAGTCGAACATGTTAAGGCAACAACGCATACTTTGAACGAAGAACAAGCTTCCCAACCAAAAAGGAGGGAAAATAATGGAAGGTACAAGAATCCAAAATAACTGAACAAGATCCTTTAGAGCCAAAAAGTTGGGGAAGAACTCACGCCAGGGAGGAGGGCTGGTGATACAGTAGGAAACATTGGGCAACTGATCCTTCACCGGGTGCGGCTGCAACTCGTCCGGCTTCGGCGCAGGCGCCGCTCCTCCACCTCCTGCCATCTACTCTCTTCCTCCTCAAGAACCCACTCCTAGAAAAAGATCCAAGCCAGCACCCGAGAAGCCTCAATCAGCTGTAACTCACACTCCTCCGACTCCA
Coding sequences:
- the LOC135593105 gene encoding nucleobase-ascorbate transporter 6-like, whose product is MAGGGGAAPAPKPDELQPHPVKDQLPNVSYCITSPPPWPEAILLGFQHFLVMLGTTVIIPTALVPQMGGGNDEKARVVQTLLFVAGINTLFQTLFGTRLPAVIGGSYTFVVPTISIILAGRYSDIVDPHEKFLRIMRGTQGALIVASTLQIIIGFSGLWRNVTRFLSPLAAVPLVALAGFGLYELGFPGVAKCIEIGLPQIILLVVFSQYIPHALRSEKPVFDRFAVIFSVTIVWLYAYFLTVGGAYKHSPPKTQLHCRTDRSGLVGGSPWIRVPYPFQWGAPTFDAGEAFAMMAASFVSLVESTGTFIAVTRYASATPLPPSVLSRGIGWQGIGILLDGLFGTVNGSSVSVENAGLLALTRVGSRRVVQISAGFMIFFSILGKFGAVFASIPAPIFAALYCLFFAYVGAAGLSFLQFCNLNSFRTKFILGLSVFMGLSVPQYFNEYTSVAGYGPVHTKARWFNDIINVIFSSKPFVAGLVAFFLDNTLHRHNEATRKDRGYHWWKKFRSFKADMRSEEFYSLPFNLNKFFPSV